A stretch of Methanosphaerula palustris E1-9c DNA encodes these proteins:
- a CDS encoding alpha/beta fold hydrolase produces MNDMFLSGPSMGLLILVFCLLVVPAAGQGDGPLMITAPGQYILDHDPVGGGQQGIVISSSDVLLDGGGYQVVGTSSQGSVGVVVKGAQQNVTIRNLSVRSWGTGIRFQSISSGRINGVTAVNCTENGFLLDGCSGISIDSCQALQNGLPGIAINESTKCRLTETQTLQNGDVGMYLLNATGTIIDRCTASENRLNGIFLEQSDKTTINNCQAAWNQYPGIAISGGMQNMITTNLLYGNQIAAVYLEETGRTLVLNNAAGGSPAGLSIVNCTDRVIAGGNRWLTDEQTLVTEARNVSPVPALGPSPNHLHALVALDRASGASVRTGHRVDVGDGRRIALQTSGIGGPVVVMEAGTGDSALSWAQVQQEVGEFTTAVSVDRAGLGWSDPRTGPANATADVSDLHLALHNAGLPPPYLLIGQGRGATIMRLFTHRYPAEVAGLVLVEPEVENEFSSNADYSMVRHQQITDLVLALEKRVGAVDSGYLARNPGLVTVSPHLSLQDQQTDRALIVSHPAFTLAQIDEWKGTDRFFTTVRSELNGMHLGVPVRILLSTDPALQTEGSGSVPEGYRTFRNLQRGLVGNSADGQVMTIQNTTRSLQLDRPDAVTDAIRQLVG; encoded by the coding sequence ATGAACGATATGTTTCTTTCAGGCCCCTCCATGGGTCTTCTCATTCTCGTCTTCTGTCTGCTTGTGGTCCCGGCAGCAGGACAGGGGGACGGCCCCCTGATGATCACCGCCCCCGGTCAGTACATCCTTGACCATGACCCAGTAGGCGGGGGTCAGCAGGGGATCGTGATCAGCAGTTCAGATGTCCTCCTCGACGGGGGCGGATATCAGGTGGTTGGAACCTCATCACAGGGATCAGTCGGTGTTGTCGTGAAGGGAGCACAACAGAACGTGACGATCCGGAACCTGTCAGTTCGATCGTGGGGCACCGGCATCCGATTCCAGTCGATCAGTTCAGGCCGGATCAATGGGGTGACTGCCGTGAACTGCACAGAGAACGGGTTCCTCCTCGATGGGTGCAGTGGGATCAGCATCGATTCCTGCCAGGCCCTCCAGAACGGGTTACCCGGGATCGCCATCAATGAATCGACAAAATGCCGGCTGACAGAAACGCAAACCCTTCAAAACGGGGATGTTGGAATGTATCTACTCAATGCCACCGGGACCATCATTGATCGCTGCACTGCCTCAGAGAATCGATTAAACGGAATATTCCTTGAGCAGAGCGACAAGACGACGATCAACAACTGCCAGGCCGCATGGAACCAGTACCCGGGGATCGCCATCAGCGGCGGAATGCAGAACATGATCACGACGAACCTGCTCTATGGCAACCAGATAGCCGCGGTGTACCTCGAAGAAACTGGCAGGACGCTCGTCCTGAACAATGCGGCAGGTGGGAGCCCGGCCGGGCTCAGCATCGTAAACTGCACCGATCGGGTGATCGCCGGTGGAAACCGGTGGTTGACCGATGAGCAGACCCTGGTGACTGAGGCCAGAAACGTCTCCCCGGTTCCTGCACTCGGTCCCTCGCCGAACCATCTGCATGCCCTGGTAGCCCTCGACAGGGCGTCCGGGGCCTCGGTCAGAACCGGGCACAGGGTCGACGTCGGGGACGGTCGGCGAATTGCGCTGCAGACATCCGGGATCGGCGGGCCGGTGGTGGTGATGGAGGCCGGCACCGGGGACTCTGCCCTCTCGTGGGCACAGGTCCAGCAGGAGGTTGGCGAGTTCACCACTGCGGTCTCAGTCGACCGGGCAGGGCTGGGCTGGTCTGATCCAAGGACTGGACCGGCGAATGCAACGGCCGATGTCTCGGACCTGCATCTCGCCCTTCACAATGCCGGCCTCCCCCCACCGTATCTGCTGATCGGGCAGGGGCGGGGGGCGACCATCATGAGACTCTTCACCCACCGGTACCCGGCAGAGGTGGCCGGGCTGGTCCTGGTCGAACCAGAAGTCGAGAACGAATTCAGCAGCAACGCTGATTACTCCATGGTCAGGCACCAGCAGATCACGGATCTGGTCCTGGCGCTTGAAAAGAGAGTTGGAGCGGTTGACAGTGGATACCTCGCCAGAAACCCGGGACTGGTCACCGTGAGTCCACATCTTTCGCTTCAGGACCAGCAGACCGATAGGGCCCTGATCGTGTCCCACCCAGCGTTCACCCTGGCACAGATCGATGAATGGAAGGGAACCGATCGCTTCTTCACCACGGTCAGGTCCGAACTGAACGGGATGCATCTCGGGGTACCGGTCAGGATACTTCTCTCCACAGACCCTGCTCTGCAAACAGAGGGATCTGGGTCGGTACCGGAAGGATACAGAACGTTCCGGAACCTGCAACGCGGTCTCGTCGGTAACTCAGCCGACGGGCAGGTGATGACGATCCAGAATACCACTCGCTCACTTCAGCTCGACCGGCCGGACGCAGTGACTGATGCAATCAGGCAGTTGGTGGGATAG